One window from the genome of Salvia miltiorrhiza cultivar Shanhuang (shh) chromosome 7, IMPLAD_Smil_shh, whole genome shotgun sequence encodes:
- the LOC130991381 gene encoding heat stress transcription factor A-6b-like, producing MYSDAMEIPQPNEALHENAPPPFLSKTYEFVDDPHTDPIVSWSRGNNSFVVWDPQNFSINLLPRYFKHNNFSSFVRQLNTYGFRKVDPDKWEFANEGFLKGQRHLLKNIKRRKQTGTTNIAQGATNCQGFESCVEVGSFGLDGEIERLKRDKSVLMMELVKLRQQQQQTSSHIREMEVRLKGHEAKQQQTMSFLARAIRSPAFLQQMAQQKGKMKEIEAAIGKKKIKRINAAHDEDEDVKVEPREFGGFDDLELETLAMSSSSMDMEEQMLHRDDYDHDHDHDHDNVDEKPFDEGFWGDLINGALEDEIDNFVLDDP from the exons ATGTATTCAGATGCAATGGAAATTCCTCAACCAAACGAAGCGCTACACGAGAACGCCCCCCCGCCATTCCTGAGCAAAACCTACGAGTTCGTCGACGATCCCCACACAGATCCGATCGTCTCTTGGAGCCGAGGTAACAACAGTTTTGTAGTTTGGGATCCTCAGAATTTCTCCATCAATCTTCTTCCCAGGTACTTCAAACACAATAATTTCTCCAGCTTTGTCAGGCAGCTCAATACCTAC GGATTCAGAAAAGTGGATCCAGACAAATGGGAGTTTGCAAATGAAGGGTTTCTGAAGGGGCAAAGGCATCTGTTGAAGAACATCAAGAGGAGGAAGCAGACTGGTACAACTAATATTGCACAAGGTGCTACTAATTGCCAAGGGTTTGAATCATGTGTGGAGGTGGGGAGCTTCGGATTGGACGGCGAGATCGAGCGACTGAAGAGGGACAAGAGTGTGCTGATGATGGAGCTGGTGAAGCtgaggcagcagcagcagcagacgaGCTCACACATCCGGGAGATGGAGGTGAGGCTTAAGGGGCACgaggcgaagcagcagcagacgATGAGCTTCTTGGCGAGGGCGATCAGGAGCCCCGCCTTCCTGCAGCAGATGGCGCAGCAGAAGGGCAAGATGAAGGAGATTGAGGCAGCCATTGGGAAGAAGAAGATCAAGAGAATCAATGCAGCTcatgatgaggatgaggatgtgAAGGTGGAGCCTCGAGAATTTGGGGGATTTGATGATTTGGAGCTTGAGACATTGGCAATGTCATCCTCATCCATGGATATGGAGGAACAAATGCTGCATAGagatgattatgatcatgatcaTGATCATGATCATGATAATGTGGATGAGAAGCCATTTGATGAAGGGTTTTGGGGGGATTTGATCAATGGAGCACTCGAAGATGAGATTGATAACTTCGTCTTGGATGATCCTTAG